Proteins from one Prevotella sp. E2-28 genomic window:
- a CDS encoding RNA polymerase sigma factor codes for MKNANRNSETCSFKSNTMLFPLRLSAQSDEQLMKRAAQGNDRAFEELYNRHARRLQGFFVRRLGNDADLAADFMHDTFLRLYAAREKYHEGNSFRAWLYSIAYNLCKNHHRNQLTIVRDDEKDMPAEADIEIELDESILHDALREVLKNLPEPYAMLFSLHYEEELTIPQIAQITEVPEGTVKSRLNKTMNIIKQELKKYENR; via the coding sequence GTGAAGAACGCAAACAGGAATTCAGAAACCTGCTCATTCAAAAGTAACACCATGCTATTCCCCCTGAGACTGTCGGCACAATCCGACGAACAACTGATGAAGCGGGCGGCGCAAGGCAACGACCGAGCTTTCGAAGAACTCTACAACCGTCATGCCCGACGGTTGCAGGGTTTCTTCGTCAGGCGACTTGGCAATGATGCCGACCTGGCTGCCGACTTCATGCACGACACCTTTCTGCGCCTCTATGCAGCTCGCGAGAAATATCACGAAGGCAACAGCTTCCGTGCTTGGCTCTACTCCATCGCCTATAACCTCTGTAAAAACCATCATCGCAATCAATTGACCATCGTTCGCGATGACGAGAAGGACATGCCCGCAGAAGCCGATATTGAAATTGAACTCGACGAGAGCATCCTCCACGATGCCCTTCGTGAGGTCCTGAAAAATCTCCCCGAACCCTACGCAATGCTCTTTTCCCTCCATTACGAGGAGGAACTCACCATCCCACAGATAGCGCAAATCACCGAAGTGCCAGAAGGTACCGTGAAATCGCGCCTAAACAAGACTATGAACATCATCAAACAAGAACTTAAGAAATATGAAAATAGATAG
- a CDS encoding RNA polymerase sigma factor, whose amino-acid sequence MIQTEHDIISRCQQGDKDAFRWVLQTHQRMIFSLALKMLCDEEEAKDMVQETFIRVWQSIKGFDTQKTFSTWVYTIASRLCIDRLKRARKVVALPEDELVLRRFASDGDEQLSLENKEWVSIVRTLAENLSDKQRLVFTLCQLEGLPSAEVEQITGLDARQMKSNLYVARQTIRKRLNDLGYE is encoded by the coding sequence ATGATACAGACTGAGCACGATATCATTTCACGCTGCCAACAAGGCGACAAAGACGCATTCCGATGGGTGTTACAAACCCATCAACGGATGATCTTTTCACTGGCACTGAAGATGTTGTGTGACGAAGAAGAGGCAAAGGACATGGTGCAAGAAACCTTTATCCGCGTGTGGCAAAGCATCAAAGGCTTCGACACGCAGAAGACCTTCTCCACTTGGGTTTACACCATCGCCTCGCGACTCTGTATTGACAGACTGAAACGGGCTCGTAAAGTTGTAGCCCTGCCTGAAGACGAACTAGTGTTAAGACGTTTCGCTTCCGATGGCGACGAGCAACTGTCGCTGGAGAATAAAGAGTGGGTATCCATCGTCAGGACGCTGGCCGAAAATCTGAGCGATAAGCAGCGTCTGGTATTTACGCTCTGCCAACTGGAGGGGCTTCCTTCCGCTGAGGTGGAACAGATTACAGGACTGGATGCCCGTCAGATGAAAAGCAACCTGTACGTAGCCCGACAAACGATTCGCAAACGACTCAATGATTTAGGATATGAATAA
- a CDS encoding family 43 glycosylhydrolase, translating into MNKKTILITLFALIAMTGWAQKRVNNHMYNPDPAPVVSGDRLYVFTGHDLDTATYFRMPDWQLFSTTDMEHWTDHGVVMSTANFKWAKQGDNAWASQAIERNGKWYWYVAAEDTTKHLHGIGVAVADRPEGPWTDPIGKPLIPGDWGFIDPTVFIDDDGQAWLFWGNNGCWYAKLNEDMISTDKSFANNGICDMRPMLDDEAQFGPKCMKMDYQLHKRVMKTGFEEAPWIYKIGDTYFLEYAAGGVPEHWAYSTSKSIHGPWHYEGRITDEAPGSFTIHGGTIDFKGKSYLFYHDGIPSGGNGFRRTTAFREFKRLKDGRIPKIDISVKK; encoded by the coding sequence ATGAACAAGAAAACTATCCTTATCACTTTATTTGCCCTCATCGCAATGACGGGCTGGGCGCAAAAACGTGTAAACAACCACATGTACAACCCAGACCCTGCTCCTGTGGTATCGGGTGACCGTCTCTATGTTTTTACAGGTCACGACTTGGACACAGCGACCTACTTCCGTATGCCCGACTGGCAGTTGTTCTCCACTACCGATATGGAGCACTGGACGGATCACGGCGTAGTGATGTCAACAGCCAACTTCAAGTGGGCTAAGCAGGGCGATAACGCTTGGGCTTCGCAAGCTATCGAGCGCAACGGGAAGTGGTACTGGTATGTGGCTGCAGAGGATACAACCAAGCATCTGCATGGCATCGGCGTAGCTGTAGCCGATCGTCCTGAAGGTCCTTGGACTGACCCCATCGGCAAACCGTTGATTCCTGGCGACTGGGGCTTTATTGACCCCACGGTATTTATTGATGACGACGGACAGGCGTGGCTCTTCTGGGGCAACAATGGCTGCTGGTATGCGAAGCTGAACGAGGATATGATCTCAACAGATAAGAGTTTTGCCAACAACGGTATCTGCGACATGCGCCCCATGCTCGACGATGAGGCACAGTTCGGACCAAAATGTATGAAGATGGACTATCAGCTCCACAAGAGAGTGATGAAGACCGGTTTCGAGGAAGCTCCTTGGATCTATAAGATTGGCGATACCTATTTCTTGGAGTATGCTGCAGGTGGCGTGCCTGAACATTGGGCCTACTCTACCTCAAAGAGCATCCACGGCCCCTGGCACTATGAAGGACGCATCACCGACGAGGCACCCGGCTCGTTTACCATCCACGGTGGCACTATCGACTTCAAGGGGAAGTCGTACCTCTTCTATCACGACGGCATACCCTCAGGCGGCAACGGTTTCCGTCGCACCACCGCCTTCCGCGAGTTTAAACGCCTGAAGGACGGACGCATTCCAAAAATTGATATCAGCGTGAAGAAATAA
- a CDS encoding CPBP family intramembrane glutamic endopeptidase, translating into MKKQFWIMVKQFLLYLLLDQGVALPLMIPLVIYGVIKGYKGEAMQELLMTSNGALCVMILCSILTIAVFLKKRYVKIKPGRIERSNFKKAAGYAMLIAWGWMFTEAALLQLIGINKLFPEEEEHFDMMVKMMTSPLGLIAGGILAPIVEEIVFRGVLVGGLLRMRQKPWVAIVVPALIFALFHGTFTQFVGTAIFGIICGWLYWRTKSLLPGILIHITNNSTAFAIAAFSEDPNADLPTKICLLFLIIFPPLLVIGLRWYKQKRYLRTNTY; encoded by the coding sequence ATGAAGAAACAATTTTGGATCATGGTGAAGCAGTTTCTGCTCTACCTCTTACTGGATCAGGGAGTCGCACTTCCGTTGATGATTCCTTTAGTGATTTATGGTGTCATCAAAGGCTACAAGGGAGAGGCGATGCAGGAACTTTTGATGACATCAAACGGTGCATTATGCGTCATGATATTATGCAGTATTTTGACGATAGCCGTATTCCTGAAGAAGAGATATGTCAAGATAAAACCTGGACGCATAGAACGCAGTAACTTTAAGAAGGCAGCGGGTTACGCTATGTTGATTGCCTGGGGCTGGATGTTCACAGAAGCAGCTCTCCTGCAACTCATAGGCATCAACAAGCTCTTCCCAGAAGAGGAAGAGCATTTTGATATGATGGTCAAAATGATGACTAGTCCTCTGGGACTCATTGCGGGAGGCATACTGGCACCTATCGTCGAGGAGATAGTATTCCGTGGTGTGCTGGTGGGCGGACTGCTCCGTATGCGACAGAAGCCCTGGGTGGCTATTGTCGTGCCTGCCCTCATCTTCGCCTTGTTCCACGGCACCTTTACGCAGTTTGTAGGCACCGCCATCTTCGGCATCATCTGTGGCTGGCTCTATTGGCGCACAAAGAGTCTACTGCCAGGCATCCTCATCCATATCACCAATAACTCTACGGCATTCGCTATCGCTGCATTCAGCGAAGATCCCAACGCTGATCTTCCTACAAAGATATGCCTGCTATTCCTCATCATCTTTCCTCCCCTGTTGGTGATAGGCTTGAGATGGTATAAACAAAAGCGTTATCTACGAACAAACACATATTAA
- a CDS encoding TlpA disulfide reductase family protein, which translates to MKKTILTIIFALVVLTGQAQRFVDQLADTYWRNEQTGDWIIGFTQKHVIYNNKVWDITNKTEKKDAYILTIDDGTSIKVEKERKGLRKISVGKQKPVECSLITTATLPDYPKKDLRTGFVDNGYRDGDSVTIIGWLKDMPQEEWEKGRDFGIFWNCIVKDEPENFFVKMDSLGRFTLRFPVVNTSEIWLDEHRTNIITFVEPGETYFFLHDYKTGKTLWMGENVRVQNELLAYPTNGKHDRIDRSQAGKVKAMDFKAKTDSTRARCENQLQELITKHPTLSQRYIDYVEGEYQMIQGESMSQAKYYMPDFKLPQEYMDTVGKEFWQKASKPYTLYDDFPYFMNNYLEYYLPDQGNFETIQTLLDSVGCEYPLRDVFFAHMLCEMMEGTHHPIDSMTLSLVEQQLIKMPYALAVVKKKNDKYTALQQSIQKRDISKSASLKSSDEVANMSDGEQILRKLTEPYRGHLVLLDIWGTWCGPCKEALSHSKEEYERLKDYDLVYLYLANRSTDEAWKNVIKEYNVVGENIFHYNLPIDQQSAIERFLGVHAWPHYRLINRDGTVLDVNADPRDLEGLAKLLENLK; encoded by the coding sequence ATGAAGAAAACCATCTTAACCATTATCTTTGCCCTCGTTGTCTTGACGGGGCAAGCACAGAGATTTGTAGATCAACTTGCAGACACCTATTGGCGTAACGAACAGACTGGCGACTGGATAATCGGCTTTACCCAGAAACACGTCATATACAACAATAAGGTGTGGGACATCACAAATAAGACAGAAAAGAAAGATGCCTACATACTGACCATCGATGATGGAACGTCTATCAAAGTTGAGAAGGAGAGAAAGGGGCTACGAAAGATTTCCGTAGGCAAGCAGAAACCCGTAGAATGTAGTCTCATCACTACAGCTACACTACCCGACTATCCAAAGAAAGACCTCCGCACAGGCTTCGTAGACAATGGCTATAGGGATGGTGATAGCGTGACCATCATTGGCTGGCTGAAAGATATGCCCCAAGAAGAATGGGAAAAAGGCAGAGATTTTGGAATATTCTGGAACTGCATTGTAAAGGACGAACCCGAGAATTTCTTTGTTAAGATGGACTCGCTGGGACGTTTCACACTCCGTTTCCCAGTTGTCAACACCTCTGAAATATGGCTGGATGAGCATCGAACCAACATCATCACCTTTGTGGAACCAGGCGAGACCTATTTTTTCCTGCATGATTACAAGACGGGGAAAACGCTATGGATGGGGGAAAATGTGCGTGTACAGAACGAACTGTTGGCTTATCCAACCAATGGAAAGCACGACCGCATCGACCGCAGCCAAGCCGGAAAGGTGAAGGCGATGGACTTCAAGGCGAAGACGGACAGCACTCGTGCCCGATGCGAGAATCAGCTGCAAGAACTGATAACTAAGCACCCCACGCTCTCACAGCGGTATATCGACTACGTAGAAGGTGAGTATCAGATGATTCAGGGTGAGTCGATGTCGCAAGCCAAATACTACATGCCTGACTTCAAACTGCCACAGGAGTATATGGACACCGTGGGTAAGGAATTCTGGCAGAAAGCCAGCAAGCCCTACACACTCTATGACGACTTCCCCTATTTTATGAACAACTACCTTGAATATTATTTACCCGACCAAGGCAATTTTGAAACCATTCAGACGTTGTTGGACTCCGTAGGATGTGAATATCCACTGCGTGACGTTTTCTTTGCCCACATGCTCTGCGAGATGATGGAGGGTACACACCACCCCATCGACTCCATGACACTTTCCCTTGTCGAGCAACAGTTGATAAAGATGCCGTATGCACTTGCTGTAGTTAAAAAGAAGAACGACAAATACACAGCCCTTCAGCAGAGCATTCAAAAGCGTGACATTTCAAAGTCTGCAAGTTTGAAGTCTTCCGATGAGGTTGCCAACATGAGCGATGGTGAGCAGATACTCCGCAAACTCACAGAACCCTATCGCGGTCACCTTGTTCTGCTCGACATCTGGGGCACTTGGTGCGGTCCTTGCAAGGAAGCCCTCTCCCACAGCAAGGAGGAATACGAGCGACTGAAGGACTACGACCTCGTGTATCTCTATTTAGCCAACCGCAGCACTGACGAGGCATGGAAGAACGTCATCAAAGAGTATAATGTCGTTGGCGAGAACATTTTCCATTACAATCTACCCATAGACCAGCAGAGTGCCATCGAACGTTTCCTTGGCGTTCATGCTTGGCCCCATTACCGCCTCATTAATCGCGATGGTACCGTTCTCGATGTTAATGCCGATCCTCGCGACCTCGAAGGTCTTGCAAAACTATTGGAGAATTTGAAATAA
- a CDS encoding Fic family protein, translated as MEYISVLQFAEKFGISERTARNYCASGKIEGAFLTGKTWNIPADAVLPQKGAVQKKVSPLLTALREQKASRLKGGIYHRTQIDLTYNSNHIEGSRLTHDQTRYIFETNTIGITDETINVDDIVETVNHFRCIDYIIDHAEEPVTETFVKQLHLLLKTGTSDSRKDWFAVGEYKRLANEVGGQETCPPKEVHRQIKSLLNEYHRNKHKTLEDILDFHVRFEQIHPFQDGNGRVGRLLMFKECLANGIVPFIISDDLKLFYYRGLREWGHINGFLTDTCLTTQDKYKSLLDYFKISY; from the coding sequence ATGGAGTATATATCAGTCTTGCAGTTTGCCGAGAAATTCGGCATTTCGGAACGTACAGCCCGCAACTACTGTGCGAGCGGAAAGATTGAAGGGGCATTCCTCACAGGAAAGACGTGGAACATCCCTGCGGATGCAGTCCTTCCACAAAAAGGAGCCGTCCAAAAGAAGGTATCGCCCCTGTTGACGGCGTTGCGAGAGCAAAAAGCCTCGCGACTGAAGGGTGGTATCTATCATCGCACGCAGATTGACCTGACCTACAACTCCAACCACATTGAGGGCAGTCGGCTGACGCACGACCAGACACGTTACATCTTTGAAACGAACACTATCGGCATTACTGACGAAACGATAAATGTGGATGATATCGTTGAGACGGTAAACCATTTCCGCTGCATCGACTACATCATCGACCACGCTGAGGAACCCGTGACGGAAACCTTTGTCAAGCAGCTTCATCTGCTTCTGAAGACGGGTACATCAGATAGCCGCAAGGATTGGTTTGCTGTGGGTGAGTACAAACGACTGGCCAACGAAGTGGGTGGTCAAGAGACTTGTCCTCCCAAAGAGGTGCATCGTCAAATAAAGTCTTTGCTGAACGAGTATCATCGCAATAAACACAAGACGCTGGAAGACATCCTCGATTTCCACGTTCGCTTCGAGCAGATTCATCCTTTTCAGGACGGCAATGGTCGCGTGGGACGCCTGCTGATGTTCAAGGAATGTCTGGCAAACGGCATCGTACCTTTCATCATCAGCGATGACCTCAAACTATTTTATTATCGTGGTCTGCGTGAGTGGGGACACATTAACGGTTTTCTCACGGACACCTGCCTCACCACCCAAGACAAGTATAAATCATTGCTCGACTATTTCAAGATATCATATTAG
- a CDS encoding TlpA disulfide reductase family protein, translated as MKKIILSAFLALIALTSQAQEIIWNDIVMGYANVPIIKVNRVAMYTDRTDVDLQINFRKGQQIGFMPGTALKADGKEYKVTEATVIKLGEPYMMTEDTLKLTMSFEPLPVTTQKFDFMSPDGLQLLNIRNANCLPEGITHTYWRNEATGDWLIGITPQHVIYKNKVWDIVSQTEKKDTYTLTLADGPAIMVGKMKKGKRSITIGKEKAVTCSPIVTAALPDYPTKDLRKGFVDNGYRTNDSVTIIGWLKDMPKVAWERGKEFGIGIENIFSDKEESSYAKMDSLGRFSFKMPILNSSQAFLDWGRTTKSTLLEPGKTYFFLYDFLTGQTLWMGDDVRLQNELLAHPHDWNNDRIEDKEEGKVTAMQFKARTDDSRAASMTKLQNCLAQHPNLSQRYIDYLSGYYLTSQGEAMMQARYSIPGYDLPKEYMDYVGNELWKKACKPYTLYRDFSTFVRDYLNHLRDTQQGDWGIHFRNTVLRLEQQGMVTLTDKEREALNQYIIMHNQLKAGVKNDISQQERDSLINAFNSSETVTTLNALIVRMGDPLQDEMNLTGYRQTMEVLDSVGCDRALRDISLARQFCRAINEKRTILPPAAMNMMNLEVQLPSAKAAVMALQNKYLEIQQRDITKSGNLKTNDDVANMSDGEQILRKLTEPYRGRLVLLDIWGTWCGPCKLALSHSQEEYERLKDYNLVYLYLANRSPEDGWKNVIKEYNVVGENVVHYNLPAYQQSAVEHFLQVHSFPTYKLIDRDGKVLDVNADPRDLEGLAKLLDQMK; from the coding sequence ATGAAAAAAATCATCCTTTCCGCATTTCTCGCTCTCATCGCGCTGACAAGTCAGGCACAAGAGATTATTTGGAATGATATTGTTATGGGGTATGCCAACGTTCCCATCATCAAAGTGAATCGTGTGGCTATGTACACAGACCGTACAGATGTAGACCTGCAAATTAACTTCCGCAAAGGTCAGCAGATAGGCTTTATGCCAGGAACTGCCCTGAAAGCCGATGGCAAGGAATACAAGGTGACGGAGGCTACCGTCATCAAACTGGGCGAGCCCTACATGATGACGGAGGACACGCTGAAACTGACGATGTCGTTCGAGCCGCTGCCTGTAACAACGCAGAAGTTTGACTTCATGTCGCCCGATGGTCTGCAACTGCTGAACATCCGCAATGCCAACTGCTTACCAGAAGGTATCACCCACACCTACTGGCGCAACGAAGCCACAGGCGACTGGCTCATCGGTATCACGCCTCAGCACGTCATCTATAAGAATAAGGTTTGGGACATCGTGAGTCAGACGGAGAAAAAAGACACCTATACGCTGACGCTTGCTGATGGTCCCGCCATCATGGTCGGGAAGATGAAAAAAGGCAAGCGCAGCATCACTATCGGCAAGGAGAAGGCTGTGACGTGCAGTCCTATCGTTACGGCAGCACTGCCTGACTATCCCACGAAGGATCTACGCAAGGGCTTTGTTGACAACGGCTACCGAACAAACGATAGCGTGACTATCATTGGCTGGCTGAAGGATATGCCCAAGGTGGCGTGGGAGCGAGGAAAAGAATTTGGTATCGGTATTGAAAACATCTTCAGCGACAAGGAGGAAAGTTCTTATGCGAAGATGGACTCCCTAGGACGTTTTTCGTTTAAGATGCCGATTCTGAACTCTTCGCAGGCGTTCCTCGACTGGGGACGAACAACGAAGAGCACCCTGCTGGAACCAGGCAAGACCTACTTCTTCCTCTATGATTTCTTGACAGGACAGACGCTTTGGATGGGCGATGACGTCAGGTTGCAGAACGAACTGCTGGCGCATCCTCACGACTGGAACAACGACCGTATTGAGGACAAGGAAGAAGGTAAAGTAACTGCGATGCAGTTCAAGGCTCGGACAGACGACTCGCGTGCTGCCAGCATGACAAAGCTACAGAACTGTCTGGCCCAGCATCCCAACCTCTCACAGCGATACATCGACTATCTTTCTGGCTATTATCTGACCAGTCAGGGTGAAGCGATGATGCAGGCCCGCTACTCCATTCCTGGGTACGATCTTCCCAAAGAATATATGGACTATGTGGGCAACGAACTCTGGAAGAAAGCCTGCAAGCCCTATACGCTCTATAGAGACTTCAGCACCTTTGTTCGTGACTATCTCAATCACCTCAGAGACACGCAGCAAGGAGACTGGGGCATACACTTCAGAAACACAGTGCTGCGTTTAGAACAGCAAGGTATGGTGACCCTGACCGACAAAGAACGTGAGGCGTTGAATCAGTATATCATCATGCACAATCAACTGAAGGCTGGTGTCAAGAACGATATCTCACAGCAGGAGCGCGACTCCCTTATCAATGCCTTCAACTCCAGCGAGACCGTCACCACGCTGAACGCCCTGATAGTCCGCATGGGAGACCCACTGCAGGACGAGATGAATCTTACCGGCTACCGCCAGACAATGGAGGTGCTCGACTCTGTGGGGTGCGATCGCGCGCTGCGTGACATCTCTTTGGCACGCCAGTTCTGTCGGGCCATCAACGAGAAGCGTACCATCCTTCCCCCTGCTGCCATGAACATGATGAATTTGGAAGTGCAACTGCCTTCTGCCAAAGCTGCCGTTATGGCGCTGCAAAACAAGTATCTGGAAATACAGCAACGTGACATCACTAAGTCGGGCAATCTGAAGACTAACGACGATGTGGCAAATATGAGCGATGGTGAGCAGATACTCCGCAAGCTTACTGAACCCTATCGCGGTCGTCTTGTTCTGCTCGACATCTGGGGCACTTGGTGCGGTCCTTGCAAATTAGCACTCTCGCACAGTCAGGAGGAATACGAGCGACTGAAGGACTACAATCTCGTGTATCTCTATTTGGCCAACCGCAGCCCTGAGGATGGATGGAAGAACGTCATCAAGGAGTATAATGTCGTTGGCGAAAACGTCGTCCACTACAACCTGCCCGCCTATCAGCAGAGTGCTGTAGAGCATTTCCTGCAAGTTCACAGTTTCCCAACTTACAAACTCATCGACCGCGACGGAAAGGTGCTTGATGTCAATGCCGACCCTCGCGACCTCGAAGGTCTTGCAAAACTATTGGATCAGATGAAATAA
- a CDS encoding DUF5041 domain-containing protein, with protein sequence MKKIIFSAMLALITLTAHAQQIKVNEPSISDYLPLLEAQGFKAYSFDTKEFKGAIAQTVVMEYVKGQEPREVSGFSMSVDLDEKVVIGFVPSDNDSIARYVFKFREDRSFSSRLYLRPICDPQHPEEKWYMYNSRPFELTAPIEKGKFIPLVLYGSYWFDSDCNACRFCGDNFIKPDLTSDIVKYIPHFFVLGIKIL encoded by the coding sequence ATGAAAAAAATCATCTTTTCCGCAATGCTCGCCCTCATAACATTGACGGCACATGCACAACAAATTAAGGTAAACGAACCTTCCATTAGTGACTATCTGCCCCTGCTCGAGGCTCAAGGCTTCAAGGCCTACAGCTTCGACACGAAGGAGTTTAAGGGTGCAATAGCCCAGACCGTCGTGATGGAATATGTCAAAGGCCAGGAGCCGAGAGAGGTCTCTGGATTCAGTATGTCCGTCGACTTAGACGAGAAAGTTGTCATTGGCTTCGTACCATCTGACAATGATTCAATAGCCAGATATGTTTTTAAATTCAGAGAAGACCGTAGTTTCTCCAGTCGACTCTATCTTAGGCCGATATGCGATCCGCAGCATCCAGAAGAAAAGTGGTACATGTATAATTCGCGTCCCTTTGAACTCACTGCGCCTATCGAGAAAGGAAAATTCATTCCTCTCGTCCTTTATGGCTCTTATTGGTTCGATTCCGATTGTAACGCTTGCCGTTTCTGTGGCGATAACTTCATCAAACCCGACCTCACGTCCGACATTGTGAAATACATCCCCCATTTCTTTGTCCTTGGTATCAAGATACTATAA